One genomic segment of Lampris incognitus isolate fLamInc1 chromosome 2, fLamInc1.hap2, whole genome shotgun sequence includes these proteins:
- the ctdsp2 gene encoding carboxy-terminal domain RNA polymerase II polypeptide A small phosphatase 2 isoform X1 produces MESSIITQVQKEDVQVLPKTGQVSRSSLKQPRSCNIFKALFCCLQAQDGPKPPPPPPSQHALLESQENGAVVKQSQPSLLPEVNAQDQGKICVVIDLDETLVHSSFKPISNADFIVPVEIEGTTHQVYVLKRPYVDEFLQRMGELFECVLFTASLAKYADPVTDLLDQCGVFRARLFRESCVFHQGCYVKDLSRLGRDLHKTLILDNSPASYIFHPENAVPVVSWFDDVDDAELLNLLPVFEDLSQADNVYARLDQLRGS; encoded by the exons GCCAGGTGAGCCGATCCTCCCTGAAACAGCCTAGGAGCTGTAATATCTTCAAAGCGCTCTTCTGTTGCCTCCAAGCTCAGGATGGCCCCAaaccaccgccgccaccacctTCCCAACATGCCTTGCTGGAGTCACAGGAAAATGGGGCAGTTGTCAAG caGTCACAACCCAGCCTGCTCCCTGAGGTGAATGCCCAGGACCAAGGGAAGATATGTGTGGTCATAGACCTGGATGAGACCCTGGTTCACAGCTCATTCAAG CCTATTAGTAATGCAGACTTCATCGTGCCTGTGGAGATAGAGGGGACCACACACCAg GTGTATGTACTCAAGAGGCCCTATGTGGACGAGTTCCTACAGAGAATGGGAGAATTGTTTGAATGTGTTCTGTTCACGGCGAGTCTTGCTAAG TATGCAGACCCAGTGACTGACCTGCTAGACCAGTGTGGTGTTTTCCGGGCCCGGTTGTTCAGAGAATCATGTGTCTTCCACCAGGGCTGTTATGTGAAAGACTTAAGTAGGCTGGGTAGAGACCTTCACAAAACCCTCATCCTGGACAACTCTCCTGCCTCCTACATCTTTCACCCTGAGAATGCT GTTCCTGTGGTGTCGTGGTTTGATGATGTGGATGATGCTGAGCTGCTAAATCTTCTGCCCGTTTTTGAGGACCTAAGTCAAGCCGACAATGTTTACGCCCGACTCGACCAGCTACGAGGATCTTAG
- the ctdsp2 gene encoding carboxy-terminal domain RNA polymerase II polypeptide A small phosphatase 2 isoform X3 produces MESSIITQVQKEDVQVLPKTGQVSRSSLKQPRSCNIFKALFCCLQAQDGPKPPPPPPSQHALLESQENGAVVKQSQPSLLPEVNAQDQGKICVVIDLDETLVHSSFKPISNADFIVPVEIEGTTHQVYVLKRPYVDEFLQRMGELFECVLFTASLAKYADPVTDLLDQCGVFRARLFRESCVFHQGCYVKDLSRLGRDLHKTLILDNSPASYIFHPENAHLSYKRISAPRRFLWCRGLMMWMMLSC; encoded by the exons GCCAGGTGAGCCGATCCTCCCTGAAACAGCCTAGGAGCTGTAATATCTTCAAAGCGCTCTTCTGTTGCCTCCAAGCTCAGGATGGCCCCAaaccaccgccgccaccacctTCCCAACATGCCTTGCTGGAGTCACAGGAAAATGGGGCAGTTGTCAAG caGTCACAACCCAGCCTGCTCCCTGAGGTGAATGCCCAGGACCAAGGGAAGATATGTGTGGTCATAGACCTGGATGAGACCCTGGTTCACAGCTCATTCAAG CCTATTAGTAATGCAGACTTCATCGTGCCTGTGGAGATAGAGGGGACCACACACCAg GTGTATGTACTCAAGAGGCCCTATGTGGACGAGTTCCTACAGAGAATGGGAGAATTGTTTGAATGTGTTCTGTTCACGGCGAGTCTTGCTAAG TATGCAGACCCAGTGACTGACCTGCTAGACCAGTGTGGTGTTTTCCGGGCCCGGTTGTTCAGAGAATCATGTGTCTTCCACCAGGGCTGTTATGTGAAAGACTTAAGTAGGCTGGGTAGAGACCTTCACAAAACCCTCATCCTGGACAACTCTCCTGCCTCCTACATCTTTCACCCTGAGAATGCT CACTTGTCTTATAAGAGAATTTCTGCCCCCCGAAGGTTCCTGTGGTGTCGTGGTTTGATGATGTGGATGATGCTGAGCTGCTAA
- the ctdsp2 gene encoding carboxy-terminal domain RNA polymerase II polypeptide A small phosphatase 2 isoform X2 → MESSIITQVQKEDVQVLPKTGQVSRSSLKQPRSCNIFKALFCCLQAQDGPKPPPPPPSQHALLESQENGAVVKSQPSLLPEVNAQDQGKICVVIDLDETLVHSSFKPISNADFIVPVEIEGTTHQVYVLKRPYVDEFLQRMGELFECVLFTASLAKYADPVTDLLDQCGVFRARLFRESCVFHQGCYVKDLSRLGRDLHKTLILDNSPASYIFHPENAVPVVSWFDDVDDAELLNLLPVFEDLSQADNVYARLDQLRGS, encoded by the exons GCCAGGTGAGCCGATCCTCCCTGAAACAGCCTAGGAGCTGTAATATCTTCAAAGCGCTCTTCTGTTGCCTCCAAGCTCAGGATGGCCCCAaaccaccgccgccaccacctTCCCAACATGCCTTGCTGGAGTCACAGGAAAATGGGGCAGTTGTCAAG TCACAACCCAGCCTGCTCCCTGAGGTGAATGCCCAGGACCAAGGGAAGATATGTGTGGTCATAGACCTGGATGAGACCCTGGTTCACAGCTCATTCAAG CCTATTAGTAATGCAGACTTCATCGTGCCTGTGGAGATAGAGGGGACCACACACCAg GTGTATGTACTCAAGAGGCCCTATGTGGACGAGTTCCTACAGAGAATGGGAGAATTGTTTGAATGTGTTCTGTTCACGGCGAGTCTTGCTAAG TATGCAGACCCAGTGACTGACCTGCTAGACCAGTGTGGTGTTTTCCGGGCCCGGTTGTTCAGAGAATCATGTGTCTTCCACCAGGGCTGTTATGTGAAAGACTTAAGTAGGCTGGGTAGAGACCTTCACAAAACCCTCATCCTGGACAACTCTCCTGCCTCCTACATCTTTCACCCTGAGAATGCT GTTCCTGTGGTGTCGTGGTTTGATGATGTGGATGATGCTGAGCTGCTAAATCTTCTGCCCGTTTTTGAGGACCTAAGTCAAGCCGACAATGTTTACGCCCGACTCGACCAGCTACGAGGATCTTAG